The sequence below is a genomic window from Desulfomonilia bacterium.
GTTGTTGCTTCCACCCGAAACCTCCTTTGCTTCATGGGCTTCGCCCCGGCGGACGGCCCGTCCGCACCGCAATCTCAGGGCGTTAACTCGTGAATGAATGAAGGCTTCGGTGGCCCGGAATATCAAGGCGAATCGAAGTAAACGCCTCAGATTCTTCAACTTGCGCTACATGCTCTGCCCCACTGCCGGAATCTGGGGCGATTCGGCGTCCGTTTCGATGGCGCATGTAACCCCGGGCCAGGATCGCGGCGATCTCCGATATCACCTCTTCAAGTGAGGTGGGGACGTGTTCGTTGTCCGGCATCCGGTCCTCCTTTTGCGGGAGGCCGAGGAAGGGTTCCGTCATGGATGCCGCGGGACTGGATAGGCCGGTCATCGAGAATGCCGTTGGAGCCCGTTCGACACCGCCTGAAGGCGATGTCGCCGGCACCCACAACGGTCTCCGATCTCACGGCTGTTTCCGCTGTCTGGTAATCCGCTTGCACCGGACCCACTGGTCCGGCTTTCGGCAGATACCTACCGGAGGGGAGTTCGAAATGTCGAAGAGGGTGCAAGGATGCAACGGGGCTGTTAAACAAGGCGGGTCAAAAAACGGAGAACGGGAGAATTCGGAAAGGACATTTTCAGTGAGCGCCCGTAACCCCCAGGGTTGCACCCGACCCCCGGACTGCGGGCTTCGAAACGGAGAATCAGGGTAAATGTGCGGGTGAACGTAACTCGGCGTGAAGACGCCGGAAAAGACAAAACCCCGAGGGGGCGAACCCACGGGGTTTTGTGCTAACAAATGACCGTCGAAATCGACGGATTGAATTTTGGCTCCCCAGGTAGGACTCGAACCTACAACCCTGCGGTTAACAGCCGCATGCTCTGCCATTGAGCTACTGAGGAACGTCGGATATATCTATGCATTCTACTTGATGTTGTCAAGACCAATTGTTTTTGTCTCTTCAAGCAGTTTATCCTGTTCCAGCAGAGGGGAAATAGCCCTTCTTATTCTTAAAACTTCATTTCGCAAATAATTGATCTGTGAGGCAAGAAACCCGAAAGAGAGTATCTGCATACCGCCCAGTATGAATATGGCCATGAACATCAGGAGAGGCCTTCCCGGGGTTAATGTATGATTCAGATAAAGGGCTAGGATATATACGCCGATGCCCAATCCTATAAGGGTCAACATGATTCCTATGATTCCAAAAAGCAGAACAGGCCTTTCGAATGCCGTGAAGATAAGGTGCGTGGCCGCTGTCGATCTGAATTTGAACTTTGAAGATCCTTTTTTCCTTGCTTTCAGAACAGCCGGAATCTCTTTTATCCTGAAACCCATTGCGATAGCCTTGGAAAGGATTTCAAGGTGTATTTCCTTGTCGTCGGATTCAAGGTCGAGGCTTTCTATTACTTCCCTTCTGTAGCATCTCACTATACAGGTAACGGTGTGTATGTCCTCTGAGATGGAAAGCCTGAGAATTCTGTTTCCGAGCTTGCTTATGAAAAGCCTGTCTCTGGGCACGCCAACGGTTGAGCCTCCCGGCATGTAGGCGCTTGCCAGAACAATATCGGTTTCTTGATCATTTTGAAGGGTGCGCACCATTTCAAGTATATATTCAGGCTCATAGGAAAGGTCGGCATCGATGGATGCGATCAGTTCACCCCTTGACGCTTTGAAACCATACCTTAATGCCTTGCCCCTTCCTCCATTTTTCTCGTATGAGACTACTCTTACCCTTGGATTTTTATCTGCAATCTCGTGAAGTTTTTCAAGGGTTGAGTCGGTACTGCCGTCATTTACAGGCAGAATTTCAAAGGATTTACCGAGACCAGCCAATGTGGTTTCTACCCTGTCAATGGTTGACCAGACATTTGCTTCTTCATTGAACATCGGTATTATGACGCTTAAATAAGGTTTATCTGTAAGTTGTTTCATGAAATTTGATTTAATATAAACAATGAAAAATTGCCACAAAAGAAAACCCGCCGGAAAGCGGGTTTTCTTTTATTTTTAGTCCCTGTACAACCCTGTTCTCTGAACCATACCCATTTTTTTAAAAATCAATCAATAGCGCAGTAACAACCTACCTCTTTTTAAGCCCCCTTTGCCTATAAAAAGACCTGCACAGAGACTGATTATTTATAAAACAATAGCAGCATAATATCAATAGCTTATATTGATAAATTCAAATCTGTCATCTCACTACAAAGTGAATGCTATGTGTTTCAGCCATATTATTAATAAGGGCGAGGCTGTATTGTCCTTTAGCAGGTTTCCATAACATGTAACTGCCTTTTCCTATTATCCGGCCGTTCAGTTTCCATTTATATATTGATTCCGGTTCAGCCTTGAAAAGTACCTTCTGGAATTCTTCGGGGATATCAGGGTCGATTGCCAGCACTGCGCCGTCGGTGGGGTAAGCGATGGCGGGTTTGGCATGTTTGTTTGCTGCTGATATAGTTCCAAGAGGTTCTGTTCCCTCGATGAAGACCTCTTTTCTATCAGGTTCCACATGTCTGCCATATGATATGTCTTTTTCCATGACCCCGTCCGGCCTGATGTTATCGGCCCGGTTATCCGTAGAATGTAGATAGTTCATCACATCCAGCCAGATAGGGGCGGCACCGCTCATGCCCGAGACATTCCACATGGGTTCGCCTGAAAAATTGCCTACCCAGACACCCACCGTATATTTTTTCGTAAAACCTATGCACCAGTTATCCCGCATATCTTTGCTGGTACCTGTCTTCACGGCGCTGAAAAACCTTGTGGCCAGAACGTTTTCCATCGCAAAGGTGGGGCTTCTGGCCTGCCTGTCAGAAAGGATGTCAGTGATGATGTAAGATGCCTTCTCATCCATTATCCTTCTGCCTGCAGCTGAGGGTTCCCCTGGGGTTAATTTAAGGGGCAGGTAAATACCTGCATTTGCTATGGCCATATAAGCGGCTGTAAGGTCGAAAAGCGTCACGTCGGCTGAACCCAGTGCAATCGAATAGCCGTAATATTCCGGATCGTCGTTAAGGGTTGAAAAACCTGATAGCTTGAGCCTCTCAAGAAAATCTTCTTTTCCTGCAAGTTCGAGCACCCTGACCGCCGGGATATTGAGCGATGAAGCGAGGGCCGTCCTTGCAGATACATCTCCCATGTACCTGCTGGAATAGTTTTCAGGGATATACATCCCGGCCTCGGTTGGTATGTCATAAGGCGTGTCGTTTAGCAGTGACGCCGCTGTAATTATTCTTTTTTCTATGGCGAGTCCGTATAGGAAAGGTTTCAACGTGGAGCCTGCCTGCCTTTTTGCCTTTATCCCGTCGACATACACGGCGGATGAATTGATACCGCTGTTTCCGACATAAGCCAGGATTTCGCCTGTTTTATTATCGGCAACGATTACGGCGCCGTCCCGGACATTTCTGCCCAAGAGCTCGTTTAATCTGTTCTGTAGCGAGGAGAGCGCAAATTCCTGGATGTTTTTGTTCAGGCTGCATCTTGTAGAGGTGATGCCATTTTTCAGGACCTGTCTTGCGACATGCGGGGCCAGGGCGATTTCCGCTCTGATATAATAGGGCCTGGAAACGGCCTGAAAGGCGAATTCCCTGATCTCTTCCTCATGAACTGAGATGCCGGATAACTTTATTATCCTCCATGCCCTGTCGGCGATAGTGCCGGGGCCTGATCTGTTTCCCGGCAGCATGGCACAAAGAACAGCCGCCTCCTTCATATTAATTCCTGAAGGGTCTTTCTGGAAGATCCCTTCCGATGCGGCTCGAATTCCCTTGAGCTCTCCACGAAAGCCTGCAAGATTGAGATATGCCTCCAGTATCTGATCCTTGGTCCATGACCTTTCAAGACCGACGGCAGCCCTCATCTGTCTTAATTTCTGGGGAAGGCCTCTCCTGAAGCTTTTTTTACCCTTTTCAGGGAGTATAAATGATGCAACCTGCATCGATATTGTACTCGCCCCCCTTGATCCCCCTTTCAAGGCTGAACCTGCAACGGCAAGCCAGTCTATTCCCGAGTGCGAATAAAATCTTCTGTCTTCCGCCAGAATGACAGTGTTTTTCATTGCCTCTGAAATTGATTCCAGTTTGACCCAGTCAAGCTTCCTGACTTTTTCATCTCTCCTGATCTCGTGAATGAGAATGCCGTTCCTGTCATACAACCTTGCCTCTGAAGTGGTGTAGCCGGACCTCACCTTTTCAAAGGCAGGCATGAGAGGCTTTCCTGCAAGGAAGATAATAAAAAGGGCTGCTGCGGCAGCGATTGCTGCGGTTCCGGCTTTCAGGAAATTTTTCACTTATTTATCTCCATGATGCCGCCCGGTATTTCACCATAGATATCGGGTGAATAAAGGGCCTCGACCCTGGCTGGCGGAATGTTGAACACGCCTCCACAGTTAAGCCGTATAGTGTATTCGGTGGAGAAATTTCCTCTGGGAACGTACTCGAAATATTTTTTGATGGAATCAGCTGACCTTTCGGTGAATGCCTCGAATACAAAACCGGCGGCCTTTTCCGAACCGGTCAGGAATGAAGCTCCGAGATCGGGCTGAATAATCGATGCACCCGCAGGCACCGGGTCGTTTACGACCACCCACGTCATGTCGGTTGTCGCTTCAATTTCAAGCCTTATCCTCAGGACATCCCCGATTGAGTATCTGTCTTTATATTTCTGTTCGACAGGGGTTATAGTTTTTTTCAGGCTGTAACCAGCATATACCGGTGACTTAGGTGAAACAGCGGCCTGAAGCAGTACTGACGCCCATGGCGAGCCTGTTCCCTCATGCGTGAGTATGAGTCTGGATATATTTTCCGGCAATGAAAAAACAAGATTGTCACCGTCGGGCTTTGTCTTCCAGTCAACAGAAAACTCCTTACCGTTCAGTGTTACTTTGGTAACACCGGCGGGTAAGGCTTTTTCGTATTTTCCGGAAAACGCATTAAAGGCCAGGGTGCCCCATGCATTTGCAGTCGTGGTATCCCATCTGCCGTTTTTCATGCGGGCTGAAAGCCCTGCCGCAAGTCTGGGTATGTCATTGTTCCAGGCCTTGTCATTCAAGACGGCAAGGATAAGGCGGGAGGCGTTTACGTCGCCTGTCACCATAAGCCACCAGAGATTGTCCATGGAATCTTCCGGCACATTCATCTGTGTTCCGCTCAGTACCAGTCTTGCCCTGAGGACTCTATTGGCTTCAGCGAGGCGTTTGTCCTTTTCCTGCAAGGTCATCCTGTTCAGTATGTTTATCCAGCTGATGATGGTCGAAGTGGGCCAGAAGACCGGATCTGTCCTTATCGTACTGATGAGCTGCGGATCGATGTTTTCATACCTGCTTATCGCGTCGATTGCTGCGATCTTTCTTATGGTGAGGTCGGACGTCAGAAGAGGGCCTTTTTTTGATATCCTTCCTTCGGTGAACGCTTTAAGGCCTGTAATGAGCTGTTCTTTCAGATATCCGGGTATGGCATAACCCCCCTCATGTGAAACGTTCAGGAAATATGAAGTAAGGACATCGCTTCCTTCGCACGAGCCGCACGGGAAATATTTCAGGAGAAAATCCCTGTCCATATATGAAGGCAGTTTTTTCAATATCTCATCCCAGGCTGCTTTATCCCCGAGTGAAACAGCCTTTGATACATTCTGCTCGAGACATGAGTAGGGGTACCGGGACATGTACTCTCTAACGCCTGAAAGCCCTGCCGTGATCGAAGGTTTTAAATCGATTTTCACATGGCTTTTGCCTGTGAGGGCACCCTCAGGCATTTTAATGTCGATGTCCGCTGAAGGGGCAAGTCTTGCAAGCACCGCCTGAACAGTTCTTACAGGGACTGTAGGCAGCACTTTCTGTGTGATTTTCATCCTGTCTGAGGCAGGTCCCCCTTTTTCTGCTGCCGAAACAGTGTATTCAATTCCGGATGAACCGAAGGGCACTTTTATGTCCCATGCGGCCTCAGCAGATTGGCCCGGCTGAATATTCTTAAGTGTTATCTCCTTATATTTACCGTCGTTCTTCGCACCGGTTGACAGATTTACCCGGATATCCATTTTTCTCTGAGTTGCATTTCTGGCGGTAAAGACCGCCCGTAAACTGTCTCCTTCACGGGCTATCAGTGGAAGGCCTGAAATGAGCATCAGGTCCTGGCTTGTCCTGACGCTTGCGCTGCCTGTGCCGAAAAGACCGGCGCCGCCCACGGCGATTGCCGCTATCCTGAATGCAGTCAGTGAATCGTTCAGGGGTATTCTGATCGATGCTTCACCGGAATCGTCAAGTTTCAGTGTCCCTTTCCACAAGAGCAATGTGTCGAAGAGATCGCGCGTAAGCTGTCTTCCACCCCCTCCGCCGTGGGGAAGCGCTTTAAGGCCGAAATGCCGTCTTCCCACGACCATTGACTGCGCCGTTGACGTTTCCACCCCGTAGCCCCTTGTCTTCATCATGGAGGAGAGAATATCCCAGCTGTCATTCGGCATGAGTTCAAGGAGTCCTTCATCGACGGCTGCTATTGACACCTCTCCGCCTTTTGCAGGGGAGAGGCTGGATGCATTCCTGACTTTGATCTTTACATCCATTACATCCCTTATCTTATATACGGTCTTGTCTGGTATCACATCGACTGTAAGCTCATGTGCCTTCCATCCAACGAGTATCCCGGATATTCCAAGCTTGTATGAGGGCTTACCGGGATCGAACATCGAAGTAGGTTTCGTACCGGGTATCCTGCCGCGAACAGCAAGAACGGAGACGAAGACATTCGGCGCATACTCGTCTTTTACCGGCAGTTCCACAAGAGGGCTTTTGCCGGAGATGTCAATTACGCGGGCGTCGATTATGCCTTCGCGCTCCATGGTTACAAGCGCCGTGGCCTCCCTGAAAGGCATCCTGACCTGAAAACGGGCAGTATCGCCCGGTTCATAAGCGGTTTTCTCCGGGATAACGTCGATCCTGTCGTCGTTAGACTGTTCGAACCACCAGTCATCTTTTCCGGCAAGCCACATGCTGGTGCTTGTCGATGCCGTGTTGCCGTTCTTATCCGTTGAATGGGCATAAAGGATTATATTTCCGGATACTGCCGATTTCCCGGTGCAGTTCATCATGCCCCTGCTGTCGGTCGAGCCATCATAAAGTCGTCCCATATATTTTATCTCACGGACGTTCTTATAGGCATAATATCCGCCGGCCATGCGCACCCTGTGCGTGTTGTATGTTTCCTGGTAGTAATCGACCGCAATCTTCTGGTCTGCGACAGGCCTTTCATTAAGGTCAAGTGCAACTATATTATATTTGAATCTCTCCTGGTTCTGGTTCCAGTAGTCCTGGCTTATGCCCAGAAGCAAAGAGGAAGGATATACGGCGGTGTTGTTTGATGTGGTCTGAACCTCACCGTTGGGATCACGGTATTCAAGTTCGGTGTGAAGGGTTTTGTATGATGATGAAACCGGCAATCCTTTCAATTCCGCCCTGGCACAGCCGTTCTTATCCAGAGTAATATCAAGCGTCTTGAGGAATCCATTTGCCGGTGCTTCCTGAGACGGCTCATCCCATGAGAAAACGCCGTAGCCGAAATCGGTATCGTCTTCGGTTATGCCAGTTTTTATCTGACCCGCATTGAAGGTGAATGATTCATATCCTTTCGGATAAATGACCCGGTCCCTCATCTCAGAACGCAGCTTCACGCTTCTGCCGGCTGCAGGACCGCCCGAGAGATATGAAAGGGTGATGTCCAGGTCTAAATCAACAGGCTTTACCTGAAGCTCTTTCGGCCCCTGGATGGTCGCCTTCATCAGGGGGATCTTGAAAGAGCCAATTTTAAACATGCCTGAAGTAATTGTGCTCTCATATGAAGCTTCTTCGTTTGAACCGGGAATTGCCTTGCCTTTCTTGCCCAGGACTATCTCATATGAGCCCAGTTTTGCGGCTTCGGGAATTTTCCAGTCTGTTTCCCCTGAACCTGCATCGTTTAAGACAAGGGGAAGCTTGTACTGCTGGTATGAACCGGTGTGAGTAATGGCAATCTCATCCGGGAAATCCTTTTTTGAGGCTATCTTGAAGCCGTTTACGGATCTCTGCCTGATGTAATGCTTCATGTGGACTGTTTCACCCGGTTTGAACAGAGCCCTGTCAAGTACAGTATGTGCAGACAACAAACTGCCGTCACCGTAGTCTGTTTGTGAAAGCTGGAAACGCCAGGGTTCAATCCCTTCGTTCCAGGACGAATGTGTGAATGAAACGTCGCTTTCCTTACGGGCGAAAACGAATATGCCGCCGCATATTTCTGTGAGCGCATGGCTCGACTCCCGGTAGTTGATATCGCACTTGCAGTCAGGAAGGGATGAGGGTTCAGGTAGCCTGCTGTTTATCATCAGAATGCCTTTTCTATCGGTTGTTCCCTGCCAGAGAAGGTCTCCGTTGCAGTTCCTGAGGGTAATCTGCGCATCTTTAACGGGCTTGGCGGTGTCGAGCGATGTAACCCATACGAGAGAATTTTCAAGGCCTTTTTTGAAATGCACGCCCATGTTTGTGACAAGTGCGGCAGCAGGGACAAAGGCGGCGGAGGATTTTATGTTCAGCCTTGTTCCAAGCATTCGGCTTTCGACTTCGATGATGTTCAGGCCACCTGTCCGGACAGGGATTCCGACTACCCTGAAATCTGTCTTCCGACCTTTGAAGTCGATTCTCATGTCTTGTGCTGTGGAATTCTTCCTGAAGACAGAAACTTCTCGTTTGGCCTGTGCAACACTCTTGAGCCAGTCTATCATCAGCTTGTCATTGTCTATTGGAACGGACAGACTCCTTATTTTAAGCCCTGCCACGGTTTTTTTTGATTGAGAAATGTCTGATATTGTCGAGGTCTCGATATTTCTTACAGTTAGGGGAAGCATGGCATCTGATTTTTCCAGTATACCGAAACGGCTTGAGAATTTGGCCAACGCCGGCATGCCGCCTGTCTTGACCCGCATCGGGAATTTAGAAGAGTTGGCGAGTCTGCGGCCATCGAGGTCTCTTATGATTTTAGGAACATCGATAAGGTATTCGGAATTCTCTTCAAAAGGACCGTTAAATCTCAACAATCCAGCCTGTTTTTCAGGCCGGTAGATTCGGCCGTTCTTTCCTTTAAGTAGAATTTTATCTTTATATATGTCGGGAAAATCCGCTGTGAATTCGAGTTCCATGGGGCTTAAAGGTATGCAAGGCGCATCCGGCCTTTCTCTGGAACATATAAACTTTGCCCGGAACTGTTCCCTGGTCTTATAGTTCATTACCATCTCACTTGGAGTTGCAACTCCCGATAAGGATTTGATGCCCTTGCCCCATATAAGACTTACATCAGCCATATCAGGGAATGTCTGTTTTGCCTGAAAGACTATGGCGTTCTCATCTGGTCCGTTATATCTGGCAGATTTCAGCAGCACCTTCCTGTCCTGGCCCTTAATTATATTGATGCCGATTTTCTCCCGGAGGCCTTTTACGGCGAACCATGTTTTCGAAATAACGCTTGCCTCATCGGGAACTGCATCAAGCTGGATTATGAAAATCTGCCTGTTCTCGATTCCGCTGTTGCCGGATTCGGGAAGCACCTTTATGATCGAAGGCCCGCCGGTCGAGAATGTAAATCTTTTTTTGCCAGTGAGTGTTTTACCGGACAGCGATTTAAGGCCTTCCCTGAGAACAAAACCGCAACTGCATCCTCCGGGGAGGTTTGTTCCGAAGTCATACACCCATGTTGTACTGTCGACCCATCTCCCCTTGCCCGGCGGCTGGCAATAAATATCAAAGGGGACAAGATCAGCCGGGTTTCCCAATGCGACCATTGGTTCGGAGAAGGTCACACTGACCTGACGCAGGTCTTTCAGTGTACCCTCGGGGTTGAATGTCTTGACGGATGGAGTCTCGGATGCACCCAGAGTAAAGACTAGAAACATTACGCAAAACGCCGTCAACAAATTGTCCAGTCGAGGGTGATAATGATTTTTTTTCATATATGCCTCCGGGGCAGCAAGTGGATTATTTGCTCATTTCAGGATGCCGGTCGGTATTTTAACTCATAAAATAGTTCGTACTGTCAGGATACCAATTTTGTAGGTATCATAGAACGATATTATCGGATATTTCGTATTATTTTTTTATAAAAAAAGTTATTGACATCCAACTCTATTAGTAATAATTATCATTAAATGAATAAAAATTCACAAAGAATAACCAAACAAAAACTCATGATAGTGGATGAATTAAGAAAAGTAAAAACTCATCCTACAGCTCAGGACGTATATGCAATGGTTCGCAGGCTGCTGCCGAATATCAGTCTTGGCACGGTCTACAGAAATCTTGAGATGCTTTCTGATAAAGGGGATATACAAAGGCTTGCCTTTCATTCAGGCAAGAGGCGTTATGACGGCAACCCGAATAATCATCCGCATATATGCTGCAAGGTATGCGGAAAGGTGGACGATCTTCCGGAAAATATGGATATAAATGAAAAGATCATTCATTCCATTACAGAAGTCTGCGGGTATGAAATTACTGATTACAGCATAGAGCTTTTCGGAATATGTGCTGATTGTAGAAAAGAAAAAATAAATTCAAAATAAAAGGAGTGTTTTATGGCAAACTTAAAGGGAACGAAAACGGAAAAAAATCTTCTCGGTTCTTTTGCCGGGGAATCACAGGCCAGAAACCGCTATACATATTTTGCAAGTCAGGCCAGGAAAGAGGGTTATGTTCAGATAGCTGATATCTTTGAAGAGACGGCGAATCAGGAAAAAGAACACGCAAAAAGGTTCTTTAAATTCCTCGAAGGCGGTGATGTCGAGATAACTGCAGCATTTCCGGCAGGTGTCGTTGGGACCACACTCGAAAACCTGAAGGCGGCAGCGGCAGGCGAATATCACGAGTGGAGCGACATGTATCCGGGATTTGCGAAAATTGCCCGAGAAGAGGGTTTCGAAGCCATAGCCAAAGTCTGGGAAGCGGTTTCAATTGCCGAGAAGCAGCATGAAAAACGCTATAAGGATCTGGCTGCAAACATAGAAGCAGGAAAGGTTTTCAAGAAAGACGGCAAGATTGTATGGCGATGCAGAAACTGCGGATACCTCCACGAAGGTACCGAGGCTCCTGCATCATGCCCTGCATGCGCCCATCCGCAGGCATATTTCGAGGTGCTCGGAGAAAACTGGTAAGACAAATAAATCAGGACTGCCGGAAGGCAGTCCTGAAAAGAGGTTCGCATGAAGAAAGGAATCTTTCTTACTGCTTTGTTCTTGTTTGTATCGGCAGGTTTGTTGAACGCGGATGTACTGAAATATTCAAAAGAAATCGGAAGCATTAAACTGAATGTTCCGGAAGATAAGATTTTAAGAAATTATCTGGGAATAAAGCAGAAAGAAGGTCAGTTTAGCATTCCTGAAATCAGGCAGGGAATATTGATTGTCGAAATATTCAACATGTACTGCCCTCATTGCCAGCACTATGCACCGAAGGTCAATGAACTTTATACAAGGATAAATGCAAGAGCTGATACAAAAGGCCGTGTGATGATGCTTGGCATAGGTGTGGGTAATTCTCCGTTCGAAGTGAATATTTTCAGGAAGAAGTATGATGTAGCCTTTCCATTGTTCGATGACAAAGCGTACAGTGTAGCAAACAAACTGGAAGGAGTTCTGACTCCTCATTTCTTTGGCATGATCCTTGATGGAAAAGGCGGCTACAGGGTTTTTTATTCACAGAACGGCGGGTTTGAAAATGCCGACGAGTTTTTAAACAGCCTGCTCAAGCTTACTTCCGGTATAAAATAGGAGGCGTTCATGAAGCGGTTTTTTCCGATGATTTTTCTTGTCCTGTTTTTGTCTGTTCCGGCTTTTTCGGCGTCTGAAGCCTTTAAAGATAATATCTATAATCCGGGAAGCCTTAAGCCGGTCGACAGCCAGACAACCCTTAAGACTGGAGATGCCGCCCCGGATTTCGATTTACCTGCGGTTTCCGGGGGACATATAAAACTTTCCGATTTCAGAGGGAAGAAGAATGTGGTCATATCTTTTGTGCCTGCTGCATGGACACCCGTATGTTCTGACCAGTGGCCGGGATATAATATCGTCAAGGAACTCTTTGATGCAAATGATACAATTCTCATAGGCATCAGCGTTGACAGTATTCCCACCCTTTATGCCTGGACAAAACAGATGGGGTCGCTCTGGTTCCCGGTCCTTTCCGACTTCTGGCCACACGGAGCTGTTGCCCGGAGTTACGGAGTTTTGAGAACGAACGGGACCTCCGAGAGGGCCATATTCATTATCGATAAAAAAGGTTTCATAAGATACATCGATGTGCACGATATCAATACCCGGCCGGAGCTCGAAAATATTATCGGTGCTCTTGAAAAGCTGTCCCGATAATCTGCGAGAAAATATCTGCCCGGAGATTCTCTTTCTTTTGGCCGGGATTCTAGTCAGCTGAAGGTTATGAAACGATCTTTCGTGGCATTACAGATCGGACATACATCTGGAAGAACGCCGTCAGAAACATATCCGCAAACCTCGCAAACATAATATTGGGTTTCGCGATCTTCCATCACATGGTCCATAGCCTCTTTATATAGTTTTGCGTGGATTTCCTCCACGTCGCGGGACTGGCTGAAATAGAGTGATGAGGCCCTGTCTCCTGACTCTTCGGCCTTCTTTATGAAATCATCATAGGCCACTTCGGCCACTCTGCTTTCGCTTTCGAAGCTTTGTTTGAGGTTTTCTTCCGTGCTTCCCACCTCTTTCAGCAGTCTTAAAGCGCGTTTACCGTGAATTTCTTCGGATAATGATATAACCCTGAAGAGTTTGGCCAGCTGTGGATAACCCTCGGCATCAGCTTTTTCGGCAAAAACCTTGAGCCTGAGGGACGCCTTTGATTCGCCGGTATATGCATCATGAATCGCCTTTTTTATAACATCATCCATAAACAGCCTCCTGATGTAATTTTTCCCTGCATTTGTCAGGGATGCGTCCGTTCCATATCCCCGGACGCGTCAGGGCAAAATCGTATTTCACCGGATCATCAGGATTCATCTCTCTGAAAAATCCGGTGATTTCAAGTGCGGTTTTGATATCCGCCGATTTTCTATTTGTTATGCCCAGGTTTGAACATACTCTGAATATATGAGTATCAATGGGCATGACAAGAAGTCTGGGGCTGATGCTTTTCCAGCAGCCCGGATCCACGTTATCTTTCCTGATCATCCATTTAAGAAAGAGATTGAGTCTCTTGCATGCGCTTTTTGCCGAAGGCCTAGGTAGCAGGCTCTTGAATTCATAGTCCCCGGACAATCTTTCAACCATTTTTTCAAGAGCGGGAAGTATAGTTGTATCATCTGATTTAATGTTTGAAGCAATGCATGCCTCAATTGAACCATGACTTGAAATAACATTTCTTATGCCTTCAATAAGAAAGGCCGTCTCTCTGCCATTTGTAAACCTGTGCTTGAAGGAAGAAAAGGTCTCCTGCAATGTTTTGCCGTTCGATCTTTCTATGAAAAGCCTCGGACTTTTTCCCATTGTATCGAGCACGGTCCCCGCGCTTTTAAGGATCTGAGCAACCCTGCCGTATGCAAGGCA
It includes:
- a CDS encoding TIGR02757 family protein, which translates into the protein MPGCSPPSKEFFEGLYRAYNHYEYIHPDPLEFVYRYPEGPDREVVGLIVSCLAYGRVAQILKSAGTVLDTMGKSPRLFIERSNGKTLQETFSSFKHRFTNGRETAFLIEGIRNVISSHGSIEACIASNIKSDDTTILPALEKMVERLSGDYEFKSLLPRPSAKSACKRLNLFLKWMIRKDNVDPGCWKSISPRLLVMPIDTHIFRVCSNLGITNRKSADIKTALEITGFFREMNPDDPVKYDFALTRPGIWNGRIPDKCREKLHQEAVYG
- a CDS encoding peroxiredoxin, coding for MKRFFPMIFLVLFLSVPAFSASEAFKDNIYNPGSLKPVDSQTTLKTGDAAPDFDLPAVSGGHIKLSDFRGKKNVVISFVPAAWTPVCSDQWPGYNIVKELFDANDTILIGISVDSIPTLYAWTKQMGSLWFPVLSDFWPHGAVARSYGVLRTNGTSERAIFIIDKKGFIRYIDVHDINTRPELENIIGALEKLSR
- a CDS encoding rubrerythrin family protein, which translates into the protein MDDVIKKAIHDAYTGESKASLRLKVFAEKADAEGYPQLAKLFRVISLSEEIHGKRALRLLKEVGSTEENLKQSFESESRVAEVAYDDFIKKAEESGDRASSLYFSQSRDVEEIHAKLYKEAMDHVMEDRETQYYVCEVCGYVSDGVLPDVCPICNATKDRFITFS
- a CDS encoding redoxin domain-containing protein codes for the protein MKKGIFLTALFLFVSAGLLNADVLKYSKEIGSIKLNVPEDKILRNYLGIKQKEGQFSIPEIRQGILIVEIFNMYCPHCQHYAPKVNELYTRINARADTKGRVMMLGIGVGNSPFEVNIFRKKYDVAFPLFDDKAYSVANKLEGVLTPHFFGMILDGKGGYRVFYSQNGGFENADEFLNSLLKLTSGIK